A DNA window from Primulina tabacum isolate GXHZ01 chromosome 12, ASM2559414v2, whole genome shotgun sequence contains the following coding sequences:
- the LOC142520442 gene encoding uncharacterized protein LOC142520442 — MAQYGQEEVWRVFVDGAARKEGSGVGVVIVSPTGEKIKIAVRLNFRASNNEAEYKSVVIDMKIAREAGATRIILYSDSQLVIQQVKCSYEAREWRLKEYLKVIQELSESFTEWSAE, encoded by the coding sequence ATGGCACAGTATGGGCAGGAAGAAGTTTGGAGAGTTTTTGTTGATGGTGCGGCCAGAAAGGAAGGTAGTGGCGTGGGAGTCGTTATAGTTTCTCCCACGggagaaaagataaaaattgcaGTGAGATTGAACTTTCGGGCTTCAAATAATGAGGCTGAGTATAAATCAGTGGTAATCGACATGAAGATTGCCCGGGAAGCTGGAGCTACCCGAATCATCCTATATTCAGACTCTCAACTAGTTATTCAACAAGTCAAATGCTCTTATGAGGCCCGAGAGTGGAGGTTAAAGGAGTATTTAAAAGTCATTCAAGAACTATCGGAAAGTTTTACTGAATGGAGTGCAGAATAG